The Carassius gibelio isolate Cgi1373 ecotype wild population from Czech Republic chromosome B12, carGib1.2-hapl.c, whole genome shotgun sequence genome has a segment encoding these proteins:
- the bms1 gene encoding LOW QUALITY PROTEIN: ribosome biogenesis protein BMS1 homolog (The sequence of the model RefSeq protein was modified relative to this genomic sequence to represent the inferred CDS: inserted 5 bases in 4 codons; substituted 3 bases at 3 genomic stop codons) encodes MEKKEQKRHQHKHSGPKAQKKNRKKEQGTEQGQDERKRNPRAFSIQSAVRMAKTFHRTQDIKTKKHHIPXHMPPPVVVVVMGPPKVGKSTLIRCLIKNYTRQKLSDICGHVTIVSGKKRRLTLIECNNDINSMIDLAKVADLVLMLIDASFGFEMETFEFLNICQVHGFPRVMGVLTHLDTFKNNKTLSKTKKRLKHRFXSLPVLQGAKLFYLSGMVYGEYQTQEVKNLGRFISVMKFRPLVWRTSHPYVVADRMEDLTDPEAIRLDPKCDRTVSLYGYLRDSSSDNCDVIPFIGVGDFSVADVSFLPDPCPLPEVIKKRALNVKERLLYAPLAGVGGLVYDKDAVYIDMPSGHASRQQEEVRPTTELVQSLIGTQATLDAKMAASKVSLFTGTAALTPEEVQENEKQNPMESVEWDEKAQRERRRAVFADEDDDDEEEESDEDDEEEEEEEEDEEGLTTVKKEDEKAVGMVASPVKKQKTEEESIEMPAFADSDDELEQSEEEEYDEENEEMEEGGPGKXGNGXKGNLEDYDDDDEEDSDMDEDADGMSFKHSEEEKIDTEDAEMVYETTGALRWKEDLAQKASETYLRHQLAAPNLRKLVYGTVAEEEEEDSNDEEELGGLFKVNRPEKSKKVRADAMDCSRFHPDSSHDWDQEEMLASIRDCFVTGXWEEDKDAATXLKEDDELYGDFEDLETGEVHKAKTGNKDXAELNRQEFEDVDDEVRVQYEGFRPGMYVRVEIPALPCEFVTNFDPHYPIILGGLGPSEGNVGYLQMRLKKHRWHGRILKTRDPLILSLGWRGFQTMPLYYIEDHNGRHRLLKYTPEHMHCGGTIWGPITPQGTGFLAVQTVGGVKANFRIAATGVVLDLDKSVTIVKKLKLIGYPYKIFKNTCFIQGMFNTVLEVAKFEGASIRTVSGIKGQIKKALRTPPGAFRATFEDLLICVDIVFLRSWYPVSVPQLYHPVTSLLMPVGQKDTWAGMRTLGQLKHDLGIHNKPNQDSLYKPVVRQVRHFNPLHIPKELQKALPFKKKPKQMQAKGKTPRDLQRPAVVREPHEKKVAALLDALSSVYAYKNKKAKAEQHAKHKEFLKQKEKQEAERQKRLKEERKKTYRAMGQKEKKKLKSSLKGASKDN; translated from the exons ATGGAGAAGAAAGAACAGAAGCGACACCAGCACAAGCACAGTGGACCCAAAGCACAGAAGAAGAACAGAAAGAAGGAGCAGGGCACTGAACAAGGGCAGGATGAGCGCAAGAGGAACCCACGAGCGTTTAGCATCCAGTCAGCTGTGCGCATGGCAAAAACCTTCCATAG GACTCAGGAtatcaaaacaaagaaacatcaCATTCC CCACATGCCTCCACCTGTTGTTGTAGTGGTGATGGGACCCCCAAAAGTGGGGAAAAGCACCCTCATTCGATGCTTGATCAAAAACTATACACGACAGAAACTTTCTGACATCTGTGGACATGTGACCATAGTTTCTG GAAAGAAACGCCGCCTGACCTTGATTGAGTGCAACAATGACATCAACAGCATGATTGATTTGGCAAAGGTTGCTGATTTG gTTCTGATGCTGATAGATGCAAGTTTTGGCTTTGAAATGGAGACCTTCGAGTTCCTGAACATTTGCCAGGTTCATGGCTTCCCTCGAGTCATGGGGGTCCTGACACATCTGGACACTTTTAAGAACAACAAGACGCTCAGCAAAACAAAGAAACGCCTCAAACACCGCTTCTGAAGTTTACCAG TCTTACAGGGTGCCAAGCTATTTTACCTCTCTGGAATGGTGTATGGAGAATACCAGACACAGGAAGTTAAGAATCTTGGGCGGTTCATCTCAGTCATGAAGTTCAGACCTCTTGTTTGGCGGACCTCTCACCCATATGTGGTGGCTGACCG TATGGAAGATCTTACTGACCCGGAGGCTATTAGGTTAGATCCCAAATGTGACCGAACTGTCTCCCTGTACGGCTACCTACGTGATTCTTC TTCTGATAATTGTGATGTAATTCCCTTTATAGGTGTGGGTGACTTCTCTGTGGCGGATGTTAGTTTCCTCCCGGACCCCTGCCCTCTACCGGAGGTGATTAAGAAGAGAGCGTTGAATGTAAAGGAACGGTTATTGTATGCCCCCCTGGCTGGCGTAGGGGGATTGGTGTATGATAAGGATGCAGTCTACATCGATATGCCCAGTGGACATGCCAGCCGGCAGCAG GAGGAGGTGCGGCCCACCACTGAACTCGTTCAGTCTCTTATTGGCACACAAGCCACTTTGGATGCAAAAATGGCTGCCAGCAAAGTCTCACTGTTCACAGGAACTGCTGCACTGACACCAGAGGAGGTGCAGGAAAATGa GAAACAGAACCCTATGGAAAGCGTAGAATGGGATGAGaaagcacagagagagaggaggagagctgTTTTtgctgatgaagatgatgatgatgaggaagaagagagtgatgaagatgatgaggaggaggaggaagaagaagaagatgaagaggGGCTgacaacagtaaaaaaggaagatGAAAAAGCAGTTGGGATGGtagcatctcctgtgaagaaacAGAAGACAGAAGAGGAATCCATAGAGATGCCTGCATTTGCTGATAGTGATGATGAGCTGGaacagagtgaagaggaggagtATGATGAAGAAAATGAGGAAATGGAAGAAGGGGGACCTGGAAAATGAGGAAATG AGAAGGGGAACCTGgaagattatgatgatgatgatgaagaagattcTGATATGGACGAAGACGCAGATGGGATGTCCTTCAAGCATTCAGAGGAAGAAAAGATAGACACAGAGGATGCAGAGATGGTTTATGAAACTACAG GAGCACTAAGGTGGAAGGAGGATTTAGCCCAAAAAGCATCAGAGACGTATTTAAGACATCAGCTTGCGGCGCCAAACCTGCGCAAACTGGTGTACGGCACAG tggcggaggaagaagaggaggattc TAATGATGAAGAAGAGTTGGGCGGTTTATTTAAAGTCAATCGACCAGAGAAAAGTAAGAAAGTACGAGCAGATGCAATGGACTGCTCTCGTTTTCACCCAGACAGCAGCCATGACTGGGATCAGGAGGAG ATGCTAGCCTCTATCAGGGACTGTTTTGTGACTG AATGGGAGGAGGATAAAGATGCTGCAA CTCTTAAGGAAGATG ATGAGCTCTATGGAGATTTTGAAGATTTGGAAACGGGAGAAGTTCACAAAGCAAAGACTGGGAATAAAGACTAAGCTGAG CTGAACAGACAAGAGTTCGAAGACGTGGATGATGAAGTCCGTGTTCAGTACGAGGGCTTCAGGCCAGGCATGTATGTTCGTGTGGAGATTCCTGCTTTACCTTGTGAGTTCGTCACCAACTTTGACCCCCACTATCCCATCATCCTTGGTGGATTGGGCCCCAGTGAGGGCAATGTTGGCTACTTGCAG ATGCGTCTGAAGAAACACCGCTGGCACGGTCGTATCTTGAAAACCCGTGATCCTCTCATCCTGTCTTTGGGCTGGAGGGGCTTTCAGACCATGCCGCTCTACTACATCGAGGACCATAACGGACGTCACCGCCTGCTCAAATACACACCTGAACACATGCACTGCGGTGGCACCATCTGGG GGCCTATAACACCCCAGGGTACAGGCTTCCTGGCTGTGCAGACGGTCGGAGGTGTTAAG GCCAATTTCCGCATCGCTGCCACAGGAGTGGTTCTGGACCTGGACAAATCAGTTACAATTGTGAAGAAGCTCAAATTGATTGGATACCCTTATAAAATCTTTAAGAACACCTGCTTTATCCAG GGAATGTTTAACACCGTCTTGGAGGTTGCAAAGTTTGAGGGAGCGTCCATCCGCACAGTCAGTGGCATTAAAGGGCAGATCAAGAAAGCCTTGCGCACCCCGCCGGGCGCCTTCAGAGCCACGTTTGAGgacttgtt aatatgtgtAGATATTGTGTTCCTGCGCTCCTGGTATCCGGTCTCGGTTCCTCAGCTGTATCATCCAGTGACGTCTCTGCTGATGCCGGTTGGACAGAAGGACACATGGGCAGGCATGAGGACCCTCGGACAGCTTAAACACGACCTGGGTATCCACAACAAACCCAACCAGGACTCACTGTACAAG CCGGTTGTGAGGCAAGTTCGACACTTCAATCCCCTCCACATCCCCAAAGAGCTGCAAAAGGCCCTCCCCTTCAAGAAAAAACCCAAACAGATGCAGGCCAAAGGCAAAACCCCGCGGGACCTGCAGAGACCGGCTGTCGTACGAGAGCCCCACGAGAAAAAG